The following nucleotide sequence is from Saccharothrix texasensis.
GCTCGCCGCGCATCACCAACGACGCCGGGCCCACCGCCGCGTGCGCGCCGACCGTCGCGCCCGGCAGCACGATCCCGTGCGGGCCGAGGGTCGCCCCCTCCGCCAGCTCCACCCGGTCCATGCGGAGGATCCGGTCGTGGAACAGGTGGGTCTGCACCACGCACCCCCGGTTCACCGTCGCGCCGTCACCCAGCCTGACCAGGTCCGACTCCGGGAACCAGTACGACTCGACCCACGTGCCGCGCCCGATCCGCGCGCCGAGCGACCGCAGCCACACCGCCATCACCGGCGACCCGCCGGCCCGGCCGACCAGCCACGGCACCGCCAGCACCTCGACGAACGTGTCCGCCAGCTCGTTGCGCCACACGAACCCGCTCCACAACGGGTGCTCCCGCGCCCGGAACCGGCCCACCAGCAGCCACTTCGCCGCCGCCGACACCGCGCACGCCAGCACACCCGCCGCGAGCAGCACCGGCCCGGCGAGCAGCGGTCCCAGCTCGCGGATCGCGAACAGCACGCCGACGACCAGCGCCACGTGGCACATCACCGGCACGACCCGGCACAGCTCGACCAGCGCACGCGCCACGACCAGGCGTCGCGGCGGGTCGAACGTCCGGCTCTGGTCACCCCGCTCCGCCGCGCGCGGCAGCTTCATCGGCGGCATGCCCAGGTACGAGCTGCCCGCCTTGGCGTGCTTCGGCGTCGAGGACAGCACACCCACCAGGCCGCGGTTCGGCACCGAACGGCCCGGCGCGGTCATGCCCGAGTTGCCCAGGAACGCGCGCTTGCCGACCCGCGCGGCGGCGATGCGCAACCAACCGCCGCCCAGCTCGTAGGTGGCGACCATGGTGTCGTCGGCGAGGAACGCGCCGTCGCCGATCGTGGTCATCCTCGGCAGCGCGAGCACGGTCGACGCCTCGACCCGCCGGCCGACCTTCATCCCGAGCGCGCGCAGCCACACCGGCGTGAGCAGGCTCGCGTACAGCGGGAACAGCACGACCCGCGCGGTGTTCATCAGCCGTTCCGTGGTCCACGCCTGCCAGGCGATCCGGCTGTGCACCGGGTACGTGCCCGCCCGCAACCCGATCCCGAGCAGCCGGACGGACACCAGCACCACCAGCGCGTAGGAGCCCAGCCACGCGACCGTCGCCAACGGCACCGCGAGCATCGCCGAACCCGGCGTCACCGGCCCGCGCGTGATCAGCAGCACCGGGAGCACCGCCGCCGCCACCGGCAGCAGGCCCAGCGCGGACGTCGTCACCGCGTAGACCAGCTTCCACCACGCCGACCGGGGCGGACGCGGTCCCGGACGGGCCGCCCTGCCGTGCCGCTGCGCCGGGACGCCGGCCCAGCGCTGCCCCGTCGGCACCGAGCCGGTCACCCCCGAACCGGGCGCGACCTCCGCCCGCTTGCCGACCCGGGCGCCGGGGAACAGGGTGCTGCGGGCGCCGACCACGGCGCCCGCGCCGACCCGCAACCGGCCGACGTGCAGCCGGTCGCCGTCGACCCAGTGCCCGGACAGGTCCACCTCGGGCTCGATCGCGCAGCCCTTGCCGAGCTTGAGCAGACCGGTCACCGGCGGCGCGGAGTGCAGGTCCACGTCCGGGCCGACCCGCACGCCCAGCGCGCGGGCGTAGTGCGTGAGCCAGGACCCGGCCAGGTCCGTCGCGCCGCTGAACTCGGCGAGCCGTTCGGCGGTCCACACCCGCAGGTGCACGCCGCCGCCGCGGGGGTAGGTGCCGGGACGCAGGCCGCGCAGCAGCAGCCGCGCGCCGCCCGCCGCGATCAGGACCTTGCCGGGCGGACTCACGAACGCCAGCCACCCCGCGGCGATCCACCACCACGACACGGGCGTGGTGAAGCCGACGACGTTGCCGACCGCCGCCAACCCCACCGACCACCGCACGCCCACCAGGCTCATCAGCGGCACCAGCAGCAGCGACTGGAGCAGGCCGGTCCGCCGCGGCGTCGGCGCGACCTCGCGCGTGACGCCCTGGTGGCCGCCCAGCTCGTCCAGCCGCGCGGCCAACGCGCGCAGCGTGGGGTGCTGGTAGACGTCGTTGACCGAACCGCTGGGGTAGCGGGTCCGGATCGTGGAGACCAGCTGGGCGGCGGCGAGGCTGCCGCCGCCGTGGGCGAAGAAGTCCGCGTCGGGGCCGGCGACCCGGGAACCCAGCAGCTCCGACCACCGCTCGGCCAGCCACCGCTCGGTGCCCGTGAGGGTCCCGGCCGGCGCCGCGACGTCCAGCCCCGGCAGCGGCCACGGCAACGCGGCCCGGTCCACCTTGCCGGACGTGCGGGTGGGCAGGGTGTCGACGGCGGCCAGCAGCGGCACGAGCGCCGCGGGCAACGCGGTCCGCAGCCGGGCCGTCGCGTCGGCCTGGTCGAAGTCCTCGCCCGCGACCACGTACCCGACCAGCACCTGGTTGCCCGCCTTGGTGGTGCGCACGGCCGCGGCGGCGCCCGCGACCGACGGCAGCGCCTGCAGCGCCGCGTCGACCTCGCCGAGCTCGATCCGCCGACCGCCCAGCTTGACCTGCTCGTCGGCGCGGCCGAGGAACAGCAGGCCCTCCGGCTCGGCGCGGACGAGGTCGCCGCTGCGGTAGGCGCGGTCCCAGCCCAGGGCGGGCAGCGGCGCGAACTTCTCGGCGTCCTTGGCCGGGTCGAGGTAGCGGGCCAGGCCGACGCCGCCGATGACCAGCTCGCCGGAGCCGCCCATCGGCACGGGCGTGCCGGCCGCGTCCACCACGGCCAGCTCCCAGCCGTCCAGGGGCAGCCCGATGCGCACCGGGCCGACACCGGTCAGCCGCGCCGCGCAGGCCACGACGGTCGCCTCGGTCGGGCCGTAGGTGTTCCACACCTCGCGACCGTCGACGGCGAGCCGCTCGGCCAGCTCCGGCGGGCACGCCTCGCCGCCGAAGATGAGCAGGCGGACGTCGTCCAAGGCGTCCACCGGCCACAACGCGGCCAGCGTGGGCACCGTGGACACGACCGTGACCTCGCGCTCGACCAGCCACGGCCCCAGGTCGAACCCCGTGCGGACCAGGGCCCGCGGCGCCGGGACCAGGCAGGCGCCGTGGCGCCAGGCCAGCCACATCTCCTCGCACGAGGCGTCGAAGGCCACGGACAGGCCCGCGAGCACGCGGTCGTCCGGGCCGATCGGGTCGTCCGGGAGGAACAGGCGGGCCTCGGCGTCCACGAACGCGGCGGCGGCCCGGTGCGAGACCGCGACGCCCTTCGGCTTGCCCGTGGAACCGGACGTGAAGATGATCCACGCGTCGTCGTCCGGCCCGGGAGCACCGACCAGTCCCAGGGGCGTGCCGCGCAGCTCCAGGTCGCCCGTGACGACCGCGCACACGTCGGCTTCGCCGAACACCAGCTCGGCCCGCTCGTCCGGGTCGTCGGCGTCGACGGGCACGTACGCGGCGCCGGCCGTGAGCACCGCCAGCACCGCCACGTACAGGTCCACGGTCCCGGACGGCACCCTGATGCCGACCCGGTCGCCGGGCCCGATCCCGGTCGCCGCCAGCTCCCGGCTCCGCGCGTCCACCTCGTCCAGGAGCTCCCGGTAGGTCAACGACGTCGTGCCGTCGTCCAGCGCGGGGGAGTGCGGGTGCCGGCGCGCGGTGTCGGCCAGGATCGCGACGAGGGTGCGCTCAGGCGCGGCGGCGCCGGCGCGGAACAACGCCGGCGGGTCGGTCAGCGTGGGGAAGGCGGTGTCGGGGGCGATGGTCACCGACGGGCACCGATGGGGCGAAGTCGCACTGTGAAGTCCTCCAAGAAAACGCCGACCTGCAACTTTACCGGTGATTCACGCCCCCGTCGCGCCGCCGTGACCGCGAGTGGGTGGCATCACATCCCGCCACGGCACCGATCCGCGCATGATCACTCCACAGTGGACCACCCGGGATCCCTTGCCCGTCAACGGCTGCCGGCCGCGCCCGCGGGCTGTCCCACCCCGGCTTCGCGGCTGACGGCGACGACTGCCTGAGCGCGGTCATCCGGCTCCGGTCACGGCTGACCGCGAGTCCCCGGCCACCGACCCGACCGCCGCGCCCGACAGCGTCACGGGGTACCGGACGGTGCCGGAAATCTGGCGGATCGCGTCGACTCGCCCTCCGTCTGTGGTCCGGATGGACCATCGGTTTTGCAATAGGTGACGGCGGGTAGTCCGCGGTCCCGACCGGCGACTATCAAACGTGTGAGCGAGGCAGACGATGGCGTCGTTTTCCCCTGTGCTGTGGTCTGCGGATCCCGGTGCGCCCGGTGTGCCGACAGTCGGCGTGGAGGAGGAGTTCCTGCTGGCGGACCTGTCCACCGGGCACCTGCTCCCGATCAGCGCCCACGTCGTCGAGGTGGCCGGCGATCTGGGCGGTGCGCTGGAGCTGGAGCTGACCAGGGCGCAGGTGGAGATCAACACGCCGGTGTGCCGGACCATGGCGGAGGTGCGGGAGCAGCTGACGTTCCTGCGCTCCACCGCCGCCGAGGCGGCGTCGCGGTGTGGCGGCAACCTGCTCGCCGTGGGCACCGCCCTGGCCGATGACGCGCCGGGACCGCCGATCACCGACGACCCCCGGTACCACCGGATCAACAACGCGTACGGGCAGCTCGCGCCCGAGAACGTCGTGTGCGGGTGCCACGTCCACGTCGCGGTGCCCGACCGGGAGACCGCGGTCCAGGTCTGCAACCACGTCCGGCCGTGGCTCCCCGTGCTGCTGGCGCTCACCGCGAACTCGCCGATCCACCACGGCGTCGACACCGACTACGCCAGTTGGCGGTCGGTGATCGTCGGCCGCTGGCCGTGCGCCGGCGCCCCGCCGTACTTCGAGTCGCTCGCGCACTACGAGTCCGCCGTGGACATGGCCGTCGGCTCCGGCAGCGTGCTCGACGAGAAGATGGTCTACTGGGACATCCGCCCCTCTTCGCACCTGCCCACCGTGGAGGTGCGGGTGAGCGACGTGCAGTCCACTGTGGATGAAGCCGTGCTGTTCGCCGCTCTGGTGCGGGGGTTGGTGATGGTCTCGTTGCAGTCCATCCAGGACGGTGTCGAGGCGCCTCGGGTCAGCGATGACGCGCTGCGCATGGCCTACTGGCGCGCCGCACGTGATGGACTGGACGGCATGGGCGTCGACCTGGAGACCACCCGGCCCGTTCCGGCCGTCGACCTGCTGCGCCGCCTGCTGCGCCACGTCGAACCCGCGCTGACCACCACGGGCGAGCTGCGGGCCGTGCAGACCCTCGTGGACGAGTTGATCGCCAACGGCAACGGTGCGAGCCGGCAGCGGCGGGTCTTCCGCCGCGACCACGCCCTGACCGACGTCGTGGCACTGGTCGCCCAGCACGCCGAGCACGACCGGTCACCGGACAACGTCTCCTGACCACGTCGGGGGAGGAGCCGCTTCCCGGTGATGATCGAACCACCCGGCCGCCGTCGGGTTTGAGGCGGCCGCTCCCGTGGTACCGAGCAAGACCATCGCTGTTCCGCTTCGGAGGGTGCTCATGCAGATCCAGGTCAACACCGACCACAACATCCACGGTGGCGAAGGACTGGCCACCTATGTGACCACCGACCTGGAGAGCAGCCTGTCCCGGTTCAGCGGATGGTTGACCCGGGTGGAGGTGCACCTCAGCGAGGACGGGGGCAGCAAGCCGGAGGACAAGAAGTGCGTCATCGAGGCGCGGCCCGGGGGCAAGCAGCCGGTCGCGGTGACCCACCACGCGACCACCGTGGACGACGCGTACGCCGGGGCGGCCCACAAGCTGGGGAGGGTGCTGGATTCCCGGTACAGCCGCGCCCACGACCACAAGGGCAGCGACAGCATCCGCCACATGCCCCCTCCGGAAGACCCGGAGCAGGTCGGCGTGATCGAGACGAGCCTGGACGCTGAGGGCGGCGACGCGGAGCCCCGCGCGATCTGACCGACGACGGCCGAACCCGTCGTGCCGCGCCGGGTCGACTGCTGCCGAAGTCCGCGACCGACGCGGACGGCGGGCCGTCGACCCGGCCGGTCCGCGCCGTCGAGGGTCGGGCGAGCACCTACTCGTCCTCGCCCCAGGTGCCGACGACCGCGAGCGCTGCCTCGCCCTCGTCGAAGGCCGAGAACAGGTCCGGCTCCGTCGCAGGCCCCTCCCGCAGCAGCAGGACCACCGGTTGGTTCCCGTCCCCGGTGGCGGGGTCGAAGTCCGTGGTGATCTCTCGGCGCAGCAGGAGCACGCCGCCGTCCACCAGCGGGGCGCCGCGCAGGTGCGCCGCGGCTCCGGCGAGGTCCTCCCGGTACTCGCGCACCATGTGGTCGTACACCTCGGGCGAGGTCAGCAGGAGCACGGCCAACCGGTCGACGGTGCGCTCGTAGCGCACCCCGAGGTCGAAGGGGAGCAGGTAGAACACCCCTTCCTCCCCTTCGTGGCCCCGGTCCAGCAGCATGTCCACCACGCGCTGGCCGGGGTCGCCCGAGGCGGGGTCGATCCCGACGAGGACCAGCTCGGCCTCGTCCTCCTCGCCGTCCTCCAGCGCCGGCACGACGGTGATCCACATCTGTTCCGCGTCACCCATGCCGGTGATCCAAGCCCAAGCCCTCGTCCCGGTCCAAGTGGCGAGCGTTGCTCGCGGGCGGCGGCCGGCTCCGAGCGGGAAGTCGAGCCCCGGGCGTGGGAACCCGGCCCGGACGGCCTCACCGCCTCGGCCGCGCCGGACACGGACATCTTCCCCAGCCCGCTCGGTTCGCCGACCCGTTCGACGGCAGTCGACCCGGCGGCGCGTCGACGGGTGACCGCCCGGTCACCCGCCCTGCCCTCCGGTGAGCAGTTCGAGGAGGCTCCCGGGCGTGTCGGCGCCGAAGCAGGTCTCGAAGTCGCGGGGCGCTTCGACGGCCTCCGCGGTGCTGCGGGGGAAGAGCGCCTGCTCGTACTGCGCGAGCGCGGCCTCGACGTCGTCGGGGTGGGCGGCGAGGGCCCTGCCGAGCTCGGCGCCGTCGAGCATGGCCAGGTTGGCGCCTTCGCCGTTCGGGGGCATGAGGTGGGCGGCGTCGCCGACGAGCGTCACGCCGGGCACCCGGCCCCACCGGTGCCCGGCCGGCAGGGCGTGCAGGGCGCGTGGGACCGGCGGGGTGTCCCCGTCGGTGATCAACGCGGTGAGTTCCGGCGCCCAACCGTCGAACTCGGCGGCCACCCGCGCGGTGGCGGCGGCGGTGTCGGTGAAGTCGATGCCGTCGAGCCACTCCCGGGGCTTGGTGAGCGCCACGTAGGTGTGCAGGACGCCGCCGGCCTCGCGGTGGGCCAGGATCCCCTTGCCCGGCACGAGCGCGTACATCGCGCCGTCGCCGACGGCCTTCGCGCAGGCGGGGTGGCGCCGATCGGCGTCGAACAGGTACGTCTCGACGAAGGACGTGCCGACGTACTCGGGCTCGGCGTCGGACAGCAGCGGGCGCACGCGGGACCACGCGCCGTCCGCGCCGACCAGCAGGTCGGTCGTCGCGGTCGAGCCGTCGGCGAACGCCAGTTCGTGCCGGCCGTCGCCGACCGCCCGGACCGCGGTGACCTTGCGCCCCCACCGGACCGTGCCGGCCGGGAGCGAGTCGAGCAGGATGCGCCGCAGGTCGCCGCGGAGCACCTCGGGTCGGACGCCGGCGCCGTCGTCGGGGTGGTCGAGCAGGACGGTCGCGTCCGGGGCGAGGACCCGCGCGGCCTCCGCCCCCTGGTGGACGTGGGCGAGGAACTCGTCGACCAGGCCGGCCTCCTCGAGCGCGAGCCGGCCGTTGTGCTCGTGGATGTCGAGCCGGCCGCCCTGGCCGCGGACGTCCGCCGAGGTGTCGGCTTCGCAGACGATCGCCGGGATGCCGTGGACGTGCAGGACGCGGGCGAGCGTCAGCCCGCCGAGGCCCGCGCCGACGATCGTGACCGAGGTGGTCATGCGGTGGATCCTTCGCTGCCGGGAAAGTGTCTGGAACGGTGTTCCAAACACCTAGGCTGGAACACCGTTCCAGATATGTCAAGATGAGGCGCATGACCACCAGGGCACGGCACCCGGAGCGGCGCGAGGACGCGCTCTCCCGGGAGCGCATCGTCGGCGCCGCCGTCGAGCTGCTCGACGACAAGGGCGAGAGCGGGTTGACCTTCCGCGCGCTCGCCGCGCACCTGGAGACCGGGCCCGGGGCGATCTACTGGCACGTGGCCAACAAGAACGAGCTGCTCGCCGCCGCCACCGCCGCCGTCCTCGCCCCCGTGACGAGCGCCGAGGCCACCGGGACGCCGCAGGAGGTGATCCGGGCGGTCACGGTCGGCGTGTTCGACGCGATCGAGGCGCACCCCTGGGTCGGCGCCCAGCTCTCCGCCAACCCCACCCAGCCGGCCGTGCTGCGCATCTTCGAGCGCATCGGGTGGCAGGTCCGGGCGCTCGGCGTCCCCCCGTCCGCCCGGTTCACCGCGGCGTCCGCGGTGCTGCACTTCGTCCTCGGTGTCGGCGGCCAGAACGCCGCACTGGCCCGGACGCTGCGGGGGACCACGAACCGGAGCGACCACCTGGCGGCGGTGTCGGCCGAGTGGGCGGACCTGGACCCCGACGAGTTCCCCTTCACCCGCACCGTCGCGGACGAGCTGCGCGACCACGACGACCGCGCGCAGTTCCTCGACGGCGTCGACCTGATCCTGGCCGGCATCGTGCGGCTCCGGTGAGCACTCGCCAGGACCGGGGGCGGCGCGCCTCGTCACGTCGCCTCGGCCACGTCGAGCACCCGGCGCCCGCCGGGCTGCCGCCGAGTCCGGCCGCGGGGTGGGACACCGCGAAGCCGTCCCGGCCACGCCCGTCTCGCCGTTCCCGGGTGAACCACGTCGCCTCCGGTTCCGCCGGAGGGCCGCAGCGGTGAGGGGCCGTCGGTGACGTGAAGGCGTGGAAGCCGAGTGGTCTCGTGCGGTAGCGGGTCCACTGTCGGCGGCCGTCCCGGCGATTTCCCGGTGGTTTCCCACGATGCGCCGGCCGGAGCCGGCAGGCGGGCCGCCGGTCAGGCGCTGCGGCGCGGTTGTCGCAAGAGCTGCCGGTCACCTCGGGGGGAGTGTTCGGACATCCCAGACGGAACGGGAAACCCTGGTCGTCCGTCCGGACACCATCGCCCCAGGACCTGGTGCGCGCCGACCGCGTCCTGCTGCCCCGCCGCCCGGCCGACCTGGCCGCGCGCTACGACCCGCCGCCCGCCCGGGTGGACACCTTCCGCCACAACGAGCTGTTCGGCTGAGCGCCCCGACACCCCGCGCGACGGCGGTCGTCGGCCCGACCGGTCACGGGGGTGCGGTCGGTTCGATCAGGAACACCTGGTCGGACGTGGTGGAGCAGGGGGTCTGGACGATCTCGGCGCCGGCGGAGGTGGCCCGGTCGCGCGGGCCGAGGCACAGGTCCGTGGCGACGGGGCGGATGCGGACGTCCGTCGCGCCCGGCGGACCGGCCGGTTCGATCCGGAACCGCTGCGCCGGGTCGTCGTCGGCGCACTCGTGGCGTGGCTCGAGCACGTCGCGGTCCGGCCCGCCGAGCAGGACCGCGAGGCACCTGATGCCGTGCCGCGGGTGGTGCCACTGGATCTGCACGACGTCCGCGCCGAGCGGCTCGATGAACGCGTACGGGAGAGGCGCGTCCGCGCAGGAACCTTGGACGGCGACGGCCCCGGCGCGGTGGTCGGCGCGGCCCTCGGTGAGGCACAGCTCGGGCGTCCGCGCGGGGTGGACGCGCGCCCAGCTGCCCACCGGCCGGATGGTCAGTCCCGCCACCGGTGACGCGGACGGCGAGGCCGGCGCGGACCGGTCGACCACCGCGTCGACGGCCACCGTGCCCACGACGCCGACGAAGGTGGCCGCGAGCAGGCTCGCCGCGCGACGCCATCGCGGAGCACGCGACCGGACCGGTGCGCCGAGCGCCGGGGCCGGCTGGTCCTCGTCGTCCTCGTCGGTGGCCCGGATGGCGATGTCGTGCCGGGTTTTCAGCCACAGCAGCACTTCGTCGTCCCCGAGGCCGCAGGCGCGGGTGAAGGTGTCGACGAAGTGCTCCCTGGGCAACGTGGCGCGGCCGAGCGTGGTCGCGATCGTGCTGGGCGGCAACCGGTCCTGGTGCGCCGCGGTCTTGCCCTCCAACTGTCGGTAGGTCAGCCCCGACCACATCCGCAACGCGCGCAGTGCCGTGGTGAACTCGGCTGCGGTGGTGGCCTCGGTCGGCTGCGGTGCTGCCAACGGCGACTCTGCTGAGCCGCCCCCTCCGTGGCTCATGGCTCCAGCATGGTGGTCCAGTCCACGCGGGGGCGACCGCCGATCCAGCGGGCGGCGTTGGGCTGTTCGGGTGCGTTCGTGAACGGCGTGGGCTACGTTCCGAACAGGCCTCGAACGGCGATCGCCCCGGTGAACGAATCCGAACAGCGCTGTGCCTTGTTCACCTGCTTCGCGCCGCCTTACTCTCGACGAGTTTCTGCTGCCGGTCCGCCCGGGGTCATTCCGCGGACTGCGCCTCATTGCGCCATCGGCTTTCGTCTGGACAAGGAGCACTCATGGGCAAGATCGCCGTCCTCACCAACGACCTCCAGGGCGATGTGGTTTACCTGACCCCCGAGCGGACCGCGGTGATCGCCGACGCGCAGCCCCACTACACCGCTTTCCTGGACGAGATGCGGCGCCGCGGTCACACCGTCTACCACCTGCAGTTGATCAACCTGCCCGACGACCCCAACGCGAACCGCAAAGCCGACGGAACCCTGCCGCTGCAGCGCGGCACCGAGGGCGCGGAAATCCTGCCCGCCTTCCTCTCTGACGGCGACGTGGTGGTGGAGAAGAACAAGGACAGCGGCTTCTACGAGACCGAGATGCACGGCCTGCTCCAGGCCGCCGGCGTCGACACCGTCGTGGTCACCGGCCTGCAGACCCAGATCTGCGTGCAGACGACCGCCGCCGACGCCTTCTTCCGCGGCTACAACGTGTGGGTCCCCTCCGACTGCGTCGTCTCCGACAACCCGGCGGACCGGGACCGCTCGCTCACCTGGCTCAGCGGGTACTGCGCCACGGTCGCCGACTCGTCGGAGATCCTGGAAACCCTCGACACCAAGGGTGAACTGCCCCGCAGGATCGTCAAGACGCTGCCCTGACGACCGGCCGTCCCGATTCCGCGCACCACGATCCCGGCGAATCCGCGAATGGTCATTCCGCGCGCACCCGGAAAGGGAGGAATTTCGATGGCAAGGTCGGTCACCGGCCCGGACGAGGTCGTTCTCGACCACGGCAGCGGGGCCAAGCTCAGCCATGAGCTGGTCTCCCTCATCGTCGACACGCTCGGCGACGTCTACATCGGCGAGATGGAGGACAGCGCCATGTTGTCCGTCCCCGTCGGGCGGATCGCGATGACCACCGACTCGTTCGTGGTCGACCCGCCGTTCTTCGGCAACGGCGACATCGGCAAGATCGCGGTCTGCGGCACGGTCAACGACCTCGCGGTGGTCGGCGCGCGTCCGCTCTACCTCACCCTCGGGATGATCCTGGAGACCGGGCTCCCGATCTCCCGGCTGCTCCGGGTGGTCGCCTCGATCCGGGAGGCGGCCCTCGAAGCGGGCGTCCAGATCGTCTGCGGCGACACCAAGGTGGTCCGCAAGGGCGAGGTCGACCAGATCTACCTGAACACCGCCGGCATCGGCGTCTTCGAGCGGGAACCGCTGCGGATGCGCGACGTGCGACCCGGCGACCGGGTGATCCTCAGCGGGTCGATCGGCAACCACACCGTGCACCTGCTGTCGATCCGGGAAGGCCTCGGTTTCGAACAGCGCGTGCTCAGCGACTGCGCGCCGCTGAACGGGCTGCTGGAGGAGCTGTTGGCGGCGACGGCCGCGGGCGCGGTGCGCTCGGTCCGCGACGTCACCCGGGGCGGTCTGGCCGCCGTCCTGCACGAGTACGCGCAGGCGTCCGGGCTCACGATCAGGGTCGAGCAGGACCGGCTGCCCATCCAGTTCGAGACCGTGATGGCCACGGACATGTTGGGGATCAACGCGATCCACGCCGCCAACGAGGGCTGCCTGTGCCTGTTCGTCGCACCGGAAGCCGAGCAGGAGGTGCTGGCCGCGCTGCGCTCGCACCGGTACGGCGGCGACGCGGTCGCGATCGGCGAGGTGACCGAGACCGCCGAGCCGGTCGTGCTGATGCGCGACGGCG
It contains:
- a CDS encoding FAD-dependent oxidoreductase; this translates as MTTSVTIVGAGLGGLTLARVLHVHGIPAIVCEADTSADVRGQGGRLDIHEHNGRLALEEAGLVDEFLAHVHQGAEAARVLAPDATVLLDHPDDGAGVRPEVLRGDLRRILLDSLPAGTVRWGRKVTAVRAVGDGRHELAFADGSTATTDLLVGADGAWSRVRPLLSDAEPEYVGTSFVETYLFDADRRHPACAKAVGDGAMYALVPGKGILAHREAGGVLHTYVALTKPREWLDGIDFTDTAAATARVAAEFDGWAPELTALITDGDTPPVPRALHALPAGHRWGRVPGVTLVGDAAHLMPPNGEGANLAMLDGAELGRALAAHPDDVEAALAQYEQALFPRSTAEAVEAPRDFETCFGADTPGSLLELLTGGQGG
- the hypE gene encoding hydrogenase expression/formation protein HypE; this encodes MARSVTGPDEVVLDHGSGAKLSHELVSLIVDTLGDVYIGEMEDSAMLSVPVGRIAMTTDSFVVDPPFFGNGDIGKIAVCGTVNDLAVVGARPLYLTLGMILETGLPISRLLRVVASIREAALEAGVQIVCGDTKVVRKGEVDQIYLNTAGIGVFEREPLRMRDVRPGDRVILSGSIGNHTVHLLSIREGLGFEQRVLSDCAPLNGLLEELLAATAAGAVRSVRDVTRGGLAAVLHEYAQASGLTIRVEQDRLPIQFETVMATDMLGINAIHAANEGCLCLFVAPEAEQEVLAALRSHRYGGDAVAIGEVTETAEPVVLMRDGDGRDSVIEELQGSELPRLC
- a CDS encoding carboxylate-amine ligase; the encoded protein is MPTVGVEEEFLLADLSTGHLLPISAHVVEVAGDLGGALELELTRAQVEINTPVCRTMAEVREQLTFLRSTAAEAASRCGGNLLAVGTALADDAPGPPITDDPRYHRINNAYGQLAPENVVCGCHVHVAVPDRETAVQVCNHVRPWLPVLLALTANSPIHHGVDTDYASWRSVIVGRWPCAGAPPYFESLAHYESAVDMAVGSGSVLDEKMVYWDIRPSSHLPTVEVRVSDVQSTVDEAVLFAALVRGLVMVSLQSIQDGVEAPRVSDDALRMAYWRAARDGLDGMGVDLETTRPVPAVDLLRRLLRHVEPALTTTGELRAVQTLVDELIANGNGASRQRRVFRRDHALTDVVALVAQHAEHDRSPDNVS
- a CDS encoding Pls/PosA family non-ribosomal peptide synthetase, whose protein sequence is MTIAPDTAFPTLTDPPALFRAGAAAPERTLVAILADTARRHPHSPALDDGTTSLTYRELLDEVDARSRELAATGIGPGDRVGIRVPSGTVDLYVAVLAVLTAGAAYVPVDADDPDERAELVFGEADVCAVVTGDLELRGTPLGLVGAPGPDDDAWIIFTSGSTGKPKGVAVSHRAAAAFVDAEARLFLPDDPIGPDDRVLAGLSVAFDASCEEMWLAWRHGACLVPAPRALVRTGFDLGPWLVEREVTVVSTVPTLAALWPVDALDDVRLLIFGGEACPPELAERLAVDGREVWNTYGPTEATVVACAARLTGVGPVRIGLPLDGWELAVVDAAGTPVPMGGSGELVIGGVGLARYLDPAKDAEKFAPLPALGWDRAYRSGDLVRAEPEGLLFLGRADEQVKLGGRRIELGEVDAALQALPSVAGAAAAVRTTKAGNQVLVGYVVAGEDFDQADATARLRTALPAALVPLLAAVDTLPTRTSGKVDRAALPWPLPGLDVAAPAGTLTGTERWLAERWSELLGSRVAGPDADFFAHGGGSLAAAQLVSTIRTRYPSGSVNDVYQHPTLRALAARLDELGGHQGVTREVAPTPRRTGLLQSLLLVPLMSLVGVRWSVGLAAVGNVVGFTTPVSWWWIAAGWLAFVSPPGKVLIAAGGARLLLRGLRPGTYPRGGGVHLRVWTAERLAEFSGATDLAGSWLTHYARALGVRVGPDVDLHSAPPVTGLLKLGKGCAIEPEVDLSGHWVDGDRLHVGRLRVGAGAVVGARSTLFPGARVGKRAEVAPGSGVTGSVPTGQRWAGVPAQRHGRAARPGPRPPRSAWWKLVYAVTTSALGLLPVAAAVLPVLLITRGPVTPGSAMLAVPLATVAWLGSYALVVLVSVRLLGIGLRAGTYPVHSRIAWQAWTTERLMNTARVVLFPLYASLLTPVWLRALGMKVGRRVEASTVLALPRMTTIGDGAFLADDTMVATYELGGGWLRIAAARVGKRAFLGNSGMTAPGRSVPNRGLVGVLSSTPKHAKAGSSYLGMPPMKLPRAAERGDQSRTFDPPRRLVVARALVELCRVVPVMCHVALVVGVLFAIRELGPLLAGPVLLAAGVLACAVSAAAKWLLVGRFRAREHPLWSGFVWRNELADTFVEVLAVPWLVGRAGGSPVMAVWLRSLGARIGRGTWVESYWFPESDLVRLGDGATVNRGCVVQTHLFHDRILRMDRVELAEGATLGPHGIVLPGATVGAHAAVGPASLVMRGEHVPEGTRWLGNPISSWR
- a CDS encoding XRE family transcriptional regulator, which produces MSHGGGGSAESPLAAPQPTEATTAAEFTTALRALRMWSGLTYRQLEGKTAAHQDRLPPSTIATTLGRATLPREHFVDTFTRACGLGDDEVLLWLKTRHDIAIRATDEDDEDQPAPALGAPVRSRAPRWRRAASLLAATFVGVVGTVAVDAVVDRSAPASPSASPVAGLTIRPVGSWARVHPARTPELCLTEGRADHRAGAVAVQGSCADAPLPYAFIEPLGADVVQIQWHHPRHGIRCLAVLLGGPDRDVLEPRHECADDDPAQRFRIEPAGPPGATDVRIRPVATDLCLGPRDRATSAGAEIVQTPCSTTSDQVFLIEPTAPP
- a CDS encoding cysteine hydrolase; the protein is MGKIAVLTNDLQGDVVYLTPERTAVIADAQPHYTAFLDEMRRRGHTVYHLQLINLPDDPNANRKADGTLPLQRGTEGAEILPAFLSDGDVVVEKNKDSGFYETEMHGLLQAAGVDTVVVTGLQTQICVQTTAADAFFRGYNVWVPSDCVVSDNPADRDRSLTWLSGYCATVADSSEILETLDTKGELPRRIVKTLP
- a CDS encoding HPF/RaiA family ribosome-associated protein, producing the protein MQIQVNTDHNIHGGEGLATYVTTDLESSLSRFSGWLTRVEVHLSEDGGSKPEDKKCVIEARPGGKQPVAVTHHATTVDDAYAGAAHKLGRVLDSRYSRAHDHKGSDSIRHMPPPEDPEQVGVIETSLDAEGGDAEPRAI
- a CDS encoding TetR/AcrR family transcriptional regulator, which produces MTTRARHPERREDALSRERIVGAAVELLDDKGESGLTFRALAAHLETGPGAIYWHVANKNELLAAATAAVLAPVTSAEATGTPQEVIRAVTVGVFDAIEAHPWVGAQLSANPTQPAVLRIFERIGWQVRALGVPPSARFTAASAVLHFVLGVGGQNAALARTLRGTTNRSDHLAAVSAEWADLDPDEFPFTRTVADELRDHDDRAQFLDGVDLILAGIVRLR